Within Sphingobium sp. SCG-1, the genomic segment TAGCCTCGCGCAACTTGGTCGCGCCGGGATCGGGATAGGTGGCGAGGTCCGCCGTCGCCGCAGCCAACGCCGCGCGCGTGTTCTCGCTGGTGCCGAGCGGGTTCTCATTGGCGGAAAGCTTGATGAGCGGGCGGCCATCGGCAGCCGCCGCCTTGCCCGGCACATAAGCGGAAATGCCCAGGATCCACTCCTTGGGCTGTGGCGAAGTATGCGTCATTATTGTGCTATCTGTCATGCCACGCGCTTTAGCGGGGAAACCTCGCGCGCGCAAAGGGTGCGGCCTTGGACCGGGCGCGGAGATTGACACCCCTCGCCCCGCGTCCTAGCGGCGAAGCATGGCTAGCGTTCCCCTATCGACCGACAGCCGGTTCGGCCTAGGCCGGCAGGTCCGCCTGCCCGGCCCCTTATCGCTGGACAGTGGTGCCAGCCTGACGCCGGTGGACATCGCATACGAGACGTACGGCGCGCTGAATGCCGACGCCTCCAACGCGATCCTCATTTGCCACGCGCTGACGGGCGACCAATATGTTGCCTCTCAGCATCCGCTGACCGGCAAACCCGGTTGGTGGTGGCGGATGGTGGGCGAAGGCAAGCCAATCGATCCGGCGCGGCATTTCATCATCTGTGCCAATGTGCTGGGTAGTTGCATGGGGTCGAGCGGTCCCGCCAGCATTGATCCTGGCCGTGACGAACCTTATGCGATGCGCTTCCCGGTCATCACGATCGGTGACATGGTGCGCGCGCAGGCGATGTTGCTCGATCATCTGGGCGTCGCCCGCCTCCATGCAGTAGTCGGCGGTTCGATGGGCGGTATGCAGGCACTGACTTGGCCGACTTTATATCCTGACCGCGTGGAATCGGTGCTGGTGATCGCATCGACGGCGCGCCATTCCGCCCAGAACATTGCCTTTCACGAAGTCGGGCGGCAGGCGATCATGGCCGATCCACGCTGGCGCGGCGGCGACTACTATGCGGACAATGACGTGCCGAGTTCCGGCCTCGCCGTTGCCCGCATGGCCGCCCATATCACCTATCTTTCCGAAGCAGGCCTCACCGAAAAATTCGGCCGCAGGCTTCAGGCGCGGCCGGACAGCCCCGGCGGGCAGAAGACCTTCGGCTTCGACGCGGACTTTCAGGTAGAAAGCTATTTACGCCATCAGGGCTTGAGCTTCGTCGACCGCTTCGACGCCAACAGCTACCTCTATATCACGCGGGCGATGGACTATTACGACATTGCCGAAGACCATGAAGGCAGCCTTGCCCGCGCCTTTGCCCGCACGAAGGCGCGATTCTGCGTCGTCAGCTTCGATACCGACTGGCTCTATCCCACGGCGGAATCGCGGATCATCGTCCATGCGCTCAATGCCTCGGGCGCGCCTGCGAGTTTCGTAGAGCTTTCCAGCCCCTTCGGTCATGACGCCTTCCTGCTCGAAGCGCCGGAACTTAATCGCGTGGTCGATGGATTTCTGCGGGCGGGCGAACGATGAGGGTTATCGAAACTGCCCTGCCCGGCGGCTATTCGCTATCGGATGATCCGGCAAGGCTTCAGCCGAACGCGATTCATGCCTACCTCGCGAGCACCTACTGGTCGCCTGGCATCGCGCTGTCGGTAGTCGAACGAGCGATCGCGGGATCGCACTGCGTCGGCATCTACAAGGACGACGCTCAAATCGCCTTTGCCCGCGTGATTACCGACCATGCCACCTTTGCGCATCTCGCTGACGTCTATGTGCTGGAAAACTATCAAGGTCACGGCCTCGCCTCGGCGATGCTCCGCTACTTCCACGACCATCCCGATCTTCAGGGCTTGCGACGCTGGACCCTCAACACTCGCGATGCGCACAGCCTGTACGAACGTCATGGCTGGCAGCGGATCACCGGCATCTTCATGCAGCGCTATGATGGCCCGGCGGTGACAGTCTGATGGAACTCCGTCCGGACCTTGCGCTTATCGCGCGCAACGTCACGCCCGGCGCGCGCTTGCTTGATGTCGGTTGCGGCGACGGTGGCCTGATGGCGGCGCTCCGCGACCAACGCCAAGTCGATGCGCGCGGATTGGAGATCGACCCCACGAACGTTGCTTCGGCAGTGGGCCGCGGCCTGTCTGTGGTGCAGGGCGACGCCGACACCGACCTCCATTATTACGCCGACGCCAGCTTCGATTATGCGATTCTCAGTCAGACGCTGCAAACGACGCGCCGCCCCGACCGGGTCGTGGAGGAATTGCTCCGCATCGGTGCTCAGGCATTCGTCAGCTTCCCCAACTTTGCGCACTGGCGCGGACGGCTTTCGCTGGCGTTTGGTGGCCGGATGCCCGTGACAAAGCTGTTGCCGGACACCTGGTACGACACGCTCAACATCCATCACCTCACCATCGACGACTTTCGCGCGCTGGTGAAGGATCGCGGCTGGTCGATCGACGGCCAATGGTTCCTGAACGGCGAGAAGGAAACGACGCACACCAACGCGAATCTCTTCGCGCAGCATGCGGTATTCCTCCTGCGGCATTAATCGGCTGGTGCGGCGGTAGGGCTCTACAGGGCGATACCGCCCGCTGCGAGCACCGCCAGCGTCACCAGTTCGCTCGCCGTCGACGCCATGGTAGCCACCTGCACCGGCTTCTCCAGACCCACCAGCATAGGCCCGATCACCGAATCGCCGCCCAATTCGCGCAGCAGCTTCGCCGACAGGTTGGCGGATTGCAGTCCGGGCATCACCAGCACATTGGCGGGACCGGACAGGCGGCAGAACGGATAATTCTTCATCACGGCAGGATTGAGCGCGACGTCCGGCGCCATCTCCCCTTCATATTCGAAGTCCACGCCGCGCTCGTCAAGGATCGCAACGGCGTCCCGCAGGCTGGCCAGCCAGTTGCCCGGAGGATTGCCGAAGGTGGAGTAGGACAGGAACGCCACGCGTGGCTCATGCCCCATGCGCCGCGCTACAGCGGCCGTGTCGATGGCGATGTCGGCCAGTTCTTCTGCGGTGGGTCGCTCGTTTACCGTGGTATCGGCCATGAACACCGTGTGGCTCTGCCCGACGAGTACATGAATACCGAACGCGGTGCGGCCCGCCGCAGGATCGATCACGCGACGAATGTCGCGCATCGTCTGCGAATAGGTGCGCGTCACGCCGGAGATCATCGCTTCCGCTTCGCCAAGCTGCAAAAGCAGCGCGCCGAAGATGTTGCGTTCCCGATTCACCATCCGCTCGCAATCGCGACGCAGATAGCCGCGTCGTTGCAGACGCTGATACAGGAAATCGACCATCTTGGGCACCAGCGGCGAGTTGACACTGTTGTGCACTTCGAAGCTGTGAGGGTCGGTGACGCCCAGCGCGCGCAACCGGTCGTAAACATCCTGCCGCCCGACGAGCACCGGAATGCCATAGCCGCCATCGCGGAACTGGATCGCGGCGCGCAACACCACTTCTTCCTCGCCCTCGGCAAAGACGACGCGCTTGGGTTCCGCCTTCGCGCCTTCATAGGCGAGCGTCAGCACCGATGTAGTCGGATTGAGGCGCGCCTTCAGCGACTGGCGATAGGCGGCGATGTCGGGGATCATCTTCTGCGCAACGCCGCTATCCATTGCCGCCTGCGCGACGGCCGCGGGCACGATTTCCATCAGGCGCGGATCGAATGGCGTCGGGATGATATAGTCCGGGCCGAAGCTGTGCGATTTGCCATAAGCCTTGGCGACTTCCTCGGGCACGGCCTGCCGCGCCAGCGCCGCAATGGCCTGCGCCGCCGCAATCTTCATCGCTTCGTTAATCGCGGTCGCCCGCACATCCAGAGCGCCGCGGAAGATGAAGGGGAAGCCAATCACGTTGTTGACCTGATTGGGATAATCCGACCGGCCGGTGGCGACGATAGCATCCGGGCGCGCGGCCTTGGCTTCGGGCGGCGTGATTTCCGGGTCCGGATTGGCCATTGCGAAGATGATCGGCTGCGGCGCCATATCCTTGACCATGTGGCCCTGGAGCGCGCCAGCGGCGGACAGGCCGAGAAACACGTCTGCGCCTTTCAGCGCTTCTTCCAGAGTACGCGCGTCTGTCTTGGCGGCATGTGCTGACTTCCACTGGTCCATGCTTTCGGTGCGCCCCTGATAGATGACGCCGCTGCGGTCGCACATGATGACCTGATCGTGGGGCACGCCCATCGCCTTGATAAGCTCGGTACAGGCAATCGCCGCCGCGCCAGCGCCATTGACCACGATTTTCGTATCTTTGAGTTCGCGTCCGGTCAGATGCAGCGCATTGATCAGGCCCGCCGCGCAGATGATCGCGGTGCCATGCTGGTCATCGTGCATGACCGGGATGTTCATCTTTTCCTTCAGCGCCTGCTCAATGATGAAGCATTCGGGCGCCTTGATATCCTCAAGGTTGATGCCGCCGAAACTCGGCTCCATCAGCGCGACCGCATCGATGATCGCCTGCGGGTCTTCGCTGTTCAACTCGATATCGATGGAGTCCACGTCGGCAAAGCGCTTAAACAGCACTGCCTTGCCTTCCATGACCGGCTTAGAAGCCAGCGCGCCCAGATTGCCCAGGCCAAGGATTGCCGTGCCGTTGGAGATCACGGCGACCAGATTACCCTTTGCGGTATAATCATAGGCGGTTGCGGGATCTTCCGCGATGGCGCGCACCGGCACGGCAACGCCGGGCGAATAAGCCAGCGCCAGGTCGCGCTGCGTCGCCATCGGCTTGGACGCGATGATCTCGATCTTGCCCGGGCGTCCCGACGAGTGGAAGAACAACGCCTCGCGCTCGGAAAATTCCACGTTCGATTTATCGCTCATCAGTCCTGTCTCCGCCGCGTTGCAGGCTCGCCCTAGCGGCTTTTGATGACATTCTTCAAGGGCCGCTTCTCTATTTCAGTGCTGTTTCCCACACCCCTTCCGCCCCGGCGTTCGACTCGCTATCGCACGATGGCATGGGTCACAGTAGTTCTTCTCCCGCAGGCGCGTCGCCGACGCCGATGATGGCGCAATATCTTGCGCTGAAGGCCGAGGCGTCCGACTGCCTGCTTTTCTATCGCATGGGCGACTTCTTCGAGCTGTTCTTTGACGATGCCAAGGCGGCTGCGGCCACGCTGGACATCGCCCTGACGTCACGCGGTGAGCATGATGGAGCGCCTATCCCGATGTGCGGCGTGCCGGTGCACAGCTCGGAAATGTATCTAGCCCGCCTGATCCGTGCCGGTCACCGCGTCGCCATCGCCGAGCAGACCGAGACCCCTGCCGAAGCCAAGGCACGCGGCTCCAAGTCGCTCGTCGCCCGTGCCATCGTCCGCTATGTGACGGCGGGCACGCTCACCGAAGACGCACTGCTCGATGCCCGGACCGACAATATGCTGGTGGCCGTGGCGCAAGTCGGGCAGGAATATGGTCTTGCCGCCGCCGACATCTCCAACGGTCGCTTCGAAACGATAAGCATCACCGAAGCGCAATTGCCTGCAGAGTTGGCGCGGCTGCGACCCAGCGAATTGATAACACCCGTCAACTTCACAGTCCAATTCGCGGTGCCGTCCCATCCTTTCGATCGCGCGGCCTTTGACAGCAGCCGCGCCGAGGCATTGCTGAAACGCCACTATGGCGTTGCGACGCTAGACGGTTTCGGTACTTTCGCGCGCGCTGAGTTGGCGGCGATGGGCGGGCTGCTCGGTTATCTCGATCATGCGGGCAAAGGCACCCTGCCATTCCTCGGGCCGCCAGTCAGGCGCAGCACAGATGCGCATATGGCGATCGACGCCGCTACGCGCGAAAGTCTGGAGATCGTTCAAACCATGGCCGGTCAGCGCGGGGGAAGCCTGCTCGCGGCCGTCGACCGCACCGTCACCGGCGCAGGCGCCCGCCTCCTTGCTTCCGACCTCGCCTGCCCGCTGCTGGATCAGCCGCAGATCGAGGCGCGGCTGGCGCTGGTCGCCTGGCTGCATCGTGACGGTGGCCTTCGCGATCACCTTCGGACCGCCCTGCGTGCACTCCCGGACATCGGCCGTGCGTTGGGCAGAGTCGCCATCGGGCGCGGCTCACCGCGCGATTTGGGCCAGTTGCGCGACGGCCTGCGGGAAGCGCGTATCCTGCGCGAGCGGCTCGTGACTTTGCCGGACCGTCCCAAGCTGCTGGACGATCTGCTTCCCGCCCTCGATGGCCATGCCGACCTCACGGACCGGCTCACCCGTGCGCTTGTCTCCAGCCCGCCGACGGAAAGCGCCAGTGGCGGCTATATCGCCGACGGCTATGATGCGGCCCTTGACGAACTGCGCCGCCTCGCGGGCGATGGCCGCCGCGCCATCGCCGCCCTCGAAGCGCGCTATCGCGATCAGACCGGCATCGCCAGCCTGAAGATCCGCCACAACGCCGTCCTCGGCTATCATGTCGAAGTCCCCGCCAAACATGGCGACGCACTCCTGCGCGACGGCAGCGGCTTCACGCATCGTCAGACGCTCGCCGGTGTCGTCCGCTTCAACTCGGTCGATCTCCACGAACAGGCAAGCCGCGTTGCGCAGGCGGGCGGCCACGCCCTCGCCGCCGAAGCCGCGCACTTGGAAGAACTGATCGAAGCCGTCCTCGCTCGCAAGTCCGCCATCGATGCCGCTGCCCGCACGATCGCCCGCCTCGACGTGTCGGCGGGTCTGGCCGAGCGCGCGGCGGAAGGCGGCTGGTGCGCACCCGATTTTGCGGAAGGCCGCTGCCTCGATATCCGCGGCGGACGCCATCCCGTCGTCGAGGATGCGCTGTCCCGGGAAGGCCAGTCCTTCGTTGCGAACGACTGCTGCCTGTCCGAAACCGACCGGCTCTGGCTTGTCACTGGCCCCAATATGGGCGGCAAATCGACTTTCCTTCGCCAGAACGCGCTGATCGTCATCCTCGCGCAGGCGGGCAGTTTCGTGCCCGCCACTTCCGCCCGCCTCAGCCTTGTCGACCGCCTGTTCAGTCGCGTCGGCGCGTCGGACAATCTGGCGAAGGGCCGCTCGACTTTCATGGTGGAGATGGTCGAAACTGCCGCCATCCTCTCGCAGGCGACCGAGCGCAGCTTCGTCATCCTCGATGAAGTCGGGCGCGGCACGTCCACCTATGACGGTCTTGCCCTTGCCTGGTCTGTGGTCGAGGCCGTGCATGAGACGAACCGCTGCCGTTGCCTCTTCGCCACCCATTATCACGAACTGACGCGGCTCGCCGAAAAGCTCGATGCCCTTTCGCTTCACCATGTCCGTGCACGGGAATGGAAGGGCGACCTCGTCCTGCTCCATGAACTCGCGCAAGGCCCGGCGGATCGCAGCTATGGCCTCGCGGTGGCGCGCCTCGCCGGCCTGCCCCCGGCCGTCCTCGCGCGGGCAAAGGACGTGCTGAAACGGCTCGAAGCGGGCAAGGCCAAGACCGGTGGTATCGCGGCCGGGCTGGACGATCTCCCGCTGTTCGCCGCGTCGCTGGCCAAGGAAACGCCGCCTCCCGATCCCTTGCGCGAAGGATTGGCCGCTCTCGACGTGGATGCGCTCAGCCCCCGCGAAGCCCTCGATGCGCTCTACCGCTTGAAAGCCCTGCTGGACGAGGCGTGAATCAGCAGTTCCCTAGGGGGCTGACACACCCTACATAGCGTCCATGTCCACTCTCTTCGACACGCTCCCCAACCGGCGCGCCATCATCGACCGGCGCATCGTGGCTGACCGCATCGCCATTGTTGCAGGACAAGAGGGGCAGAATGCGCAAGCATTGCGGGCCGCCGTCGTCGACGAACTGCGCTCGGCGCTTGAGGCAGGCCGCGCGGAGGCCGCTCGCCGCCTTGCCATGCACCCGACGCGCGGGCGCGAGACGGTTTCCGCCTTCGCGTTCCTGATCGACCAGATCCTGCGCATCCTCTACGATGCGACGACGCAGCATCTGCACCCGTCCGGTAATCGCAGCACCTCGGAACGCATCGCCCTGATTGCAGTCGGCGGTTATGGACGCGGCGAGATGGCGCCGCATAGCGATGTCGATATCGGCTTCATCACGCCGTGGAAGCCGACTGGCTGGACCGAGCAGGTCATAGAGTCCATGCTCTATTCGCTTTGGGATCTTGGCCTCAAAGTGGGGCACAGCAGCCGGTCGGTCGATGAGACGGTGCGCATGGCGAAAAGCGATCTCACCATCCGCACGGCGCTTCTGGAGGCGCGCTATGTATGGGGCGATCGCGCGCTGTACGAGGAAACCTCGCGCCGCTTCGACGAGGAAGTCGTCAAGGACACGGGGCGCACCTTCGTCGCAGAAAAGCTCGCGGAACGCGATGCGCGGCACAAGCGAATGGGCGACAGCCGCTATGTCGTCGAACCAAATGTCAAGGAAGGCAAAGGCGGCCTGCGTGATCTCCACACGCTTTTCTGGATCGGCAAATATGTGAATCGCGTCCGGTCGGTGGCGGAACTGGTCGATGCCGGGCTGCTGACGCGTCAGGAGTTGCGTCAATTCCAGAAGGCGGAGGATTTCCTCTGGGCCGTCCGCTGCCATCTGCACATGATTACGGGCCGCGCCGAAGATCGCCTGACCTTCGATTTGCAGGTGGAGATTGCCGAGCGCACGCACTTTTCCGCCCGCAATGGTCAGTCCGCGGTCGAGCGCTTCATGCGCTATTACTTCCTGAACGCGAAGACGGTGGGTGATCTGACTGCGGTGTTCCTGGCCCATCTGGACGACCGCCTGGCGGCACGCGGGCATCGTTACGTCCCCAGCTTCTTCCGCCGCCCTAAGAAGCTCGACGGCTTCATTCTCGATCGCGGCCGCATCGCGCTTCCCTCCGACGACTTCTTTCAGGCTGATCCCGTCCGGATGCTGGAAATTTTCGCGGTCGCCGATCGTCACGGCCTCTCTATCCACCCGTCCGCCATTCGCGCTGCCAGTCGCGACGCGCACTTGATCGACCGCCACATCCGCAAGGACGTGCGCGCTAACGCCGCATTCCTGGACGTGCTGACCTCGCCACGCGATCCGGAGACCGTGCTGCGCTGGATGAACGAAGCCAGTGTCTTTGGCCGCTTCATTCCCGATTTCGGACGCGTTGTCGCGCAGATGCAGTTCGACATGTACCACCACTACACCGTTGACGAACACACGATCCGCGCCGTGGGCCTGCTCGCCCGCATCGAGAAGGGCGATATTCAGGTCGATCATCCGCTTTGCACGTCATTGATGGAGAAGCTGCTGTCGCGCCGCGTGCTCTACGTGGCGGTGCTGCTGCACGACATCGCCAAGGGGCGCGGCGGCGATCACAGCATATTGGGCGCGGAGGTGGCACTGTCGCTCTGCCCCCGCCTTGGCCTGACCGCAGCAGAAACCGAAACGGTCGCGTGGCTGGTGCGCTATCATTTGCTGATGTCAGCCACTGCCTTCAAGCGCGACCTGTCGGACTATAAGACCATTATGGACTTCACCGATGTCGTCCAGAGTCCCGAGCGTCTGCGCCTGCTGCTGATCCTGACGGTCGTGGACATTCGCGCCGTGGGACCGGGCGTCTGGAACAGTTGGAAACGGCAGTTGCTGACCGACCTTTACGACGCGGCGGAAGAAGTGCTGCGCCTGGGCCACAAACAGAATGGCCGCCGGGAAAAGGTGCAGGCGAAACAGGAGGCGCTTCAGCACGCGATGGAGCTGTCCGACGAAGTATTCGCATCCCTTAAGAAGCGCTTCCCGGAATCCTACTGGATTGCCGAGCCTGATGACATTCTTCAGCAGAACGTCGGGCATGTGATGGCGGCCGGCAATGAGCCGCTGTCGATCGCCGCAGAGGTTTACCCGCAGCGAGGCGCGACGCTTGTGACTGTCTATGCGGCCGACCATCCGGGGTTGTTCTATCGTGTCGCCGGCGCCATTCACCTCGCAGGCGGCAACATCATCGACGCACGCATCCATACCATGCGCGATGGCATGGCGATCGACAATTTCCTGGTGCAGGATCCGTTCGGCGGCCGCTTCGACAGTGCCGATCAATTAAACCGGATCAAACGCATGATCGAGGATGCTTTGGCCAATCGGCATAAGCTGATTACCAAGCTGGAGGCACGCCCTCTCCCCCGCACACGCGCGGAGGCCTTCCACATTGTCCCGAACGTGCTGATCGATAACAAGGCGTCCAATCGCTTCACCGTTGTCGAAACCACCGCCCGTGATCGCCCGGCGCTGCTGTTCGCGCTCGCTAATGCGCTGTTCCAGTCGAAAGTCACTGTTCACAGCGCCCATGTCGCGACCTATGGCGAACGCGCCGTGGACACCTTCTATGTCACGGATTTGCTCGGCGGAAAGATCGAAAGCAAGGCACGGCTACAGACACTCGAACGCCGCCTGCTCGAAGCAGCCAGCACGGAATTTGCCAATGTGACCGAGCGTAGCCGCCAAGTCGCCTGACGATCAGCGTATCCGCATCACCGATTCAGGCGTCAACTTCAGCAACAACTTCAGCATGTCGCCTTTCGCAATCGCGACGCAGCCTTCGGTCGGTCGCCCCTCGACCCAGCAATGGAAGAAGATAGCGCTGCCCTGCCCAGGCACAGGTGGCGAGTCATTATGGCCCAGCACCACAATGACATCATAGGCTTCGTCGGCGCGCTGCAATGTCTCCGCCGAATAGCCGTGCGGAAGCTGCACCGGCCGATTGTACGCCGGATCCCCAACGCCGTCCGACCATCCATCCCCCGCTCGTGTCCAGCGCCACGGGATCGAAGGCGAAGTTGCCAGAGCAACACGATCGGGGCGCAGCAGCACGCCACGGACTGGCCATTCTCCTAATGGTGTGCAGCCATCACCCTCGCGCTTGTCGCTTGGCGTACATGTCCCGCCCTTGCCGATTGCGCAGGGCATCTCCGACGCACCAAAGCGAAGCCGCCGCGCAACGCTGGCGACGTCAATTACGCTCATAGCTGATGCCCGGTACGGTCCCGCTTCGTCGCCAGATAGCGGTTATTATGCGGATTGGATTCGATTGCCAACGGCAGGCGCTCCGCCACCGTAATGCCCGCCGCTTCAAGGCCAGCAACCTTGGCCGGATTGTTCGTCAGCAACCGCACTGTTTCAATTCCCAGTAGATCGAGCATTCGCGCTGCCACCGAAAAGTCCCTCGCATCAATCGCGAACCCCAATCGCACATTGGCGTCCACGGTATCGAACCCCTGATCCTGCAAAGCATAAGCGCGCAATTTATTGACCAGCCCGATCCCGCGCCCTTCCTGCCGCAGATACAGCAGCACGCCCCATGGCGCGTCGGCGATCCGATGCAGCGCCTCGTGCAGTTGCGGTCCGCAATCGCACTTCAGCGACCCCAGCACATCGCCGGTCAGGCATTCGCTGTGCAATCGAACGACGGGCGGTGAGGCATCGCGCTTGCCGACGATCAGCGCAACATGCTCCCGCGGTTCTTCCGGGCTACGGAAGGCGATGATCTCCGCATCCTCGCTCGCCGCGACCGGAAGTCGCGCGCGCGTCGCAATCAACAGCCGCGCCGCATCGTCATAGGCCTCGACATCCTTTGCAGATACGACGCAATCGCTTGATCCATGGTCTCCAATAAAGAACGCCGGCAATATTCCCGCAAGTCGTGCCAGCCTCAGCGTCGCGGCAGCAGCATCGGGGGCGGCGAGCGGACGCGCCTTGAACGGGCCCTTCAACGGCGAAGCGAGATCCCGCACCGGATCGGCGATTGCCATGGCGACATCCCGGTCGATCCAGGGCACCCGCGCGACCTGCACCGGCATCTCGGGATCGGCGGCAGCGCGCTGATTGGTAAGCTTCAGCGTTTCCGCCCGCGCCGCCGAAATCAGGATATCGGCCTGATCGCCGGGATCGAAAGCCGCCAGCGTCACCGCGTCCGCTGCCTCTACAGCCATGACGCGCAACGATCCGTCAGACCCCTGCACCGTGACCGGCCATCCCCGGCGCAGCGCATCAATGGCGCGGGCGGCGGCTCTGGCGTCGCTCACATGCGCCTCAGAACGAGAACTCTGTAATCAGCGGAACGTGGTCGGATGGCCGCGCCCAACCCCGGATCGGCTCGACGACGCGATGGCTGATCGCCTTCTCCGCCAGCGCCGGGCTCACCCACATATGATCGAGCCTGCGCCCCCGGTCGCTTTCCGACCAGTCGCGCGCGCGATAGCTCCACCATGTGAACAGCCGTTCCGGTGCCGGGAAAAACTTGCGACCTAGATCCACCCAGTCATGGGACGCCTGCAACCGCGCCAGGATTTCGCATTCTATTGCAGTGTGGCTGACCGTGTTGATGAGTTGCTTATGGCTCCACACATCGCATTCCAGCGGCGCGATGTTGAAGTCGCCCGTCAGAATTGTTGGCTTGTCCGATAGCCCGGACGACCATTCGATCATCCGCTCCAGAAAATCGAGTTTCTGCCCGAACTTCGGATTGACGGTCCGGTCCGGCAATTCGCCGCCCGCAGGCACATAGACATTCTCAAGCCGTACGCCATTGTCCAGCCGCACACCGATATGCCGCGCCTCGCCATTCGCCTGCCAGTCCAGCCGATCGTCCTCGCGGATCGGAATGCGGCTGACGATCGCGACGCCATGATGCATTGGTTGCCCGTTCAGCTTCTGGTGGTTGTATCCATACTGCCGGAACAGACCTGCCGGGAAGGTGTCGTTGACGACCTTCGTCTCTTGCAAACAGAGGATGTCTGGCCCTTCTTCGGCCAGAAAACGCTCAACTATATCAAGGCGGGCGCGAACGGAGTTGATATTCCAGGAAGCAATAGTGACGGTTTCACTCATGCGACATCCACTAGGGTCCAAAGGCGTCAAGGGCAAGTCGCGAGCGCATGGTCGCCGGGCAAAGAAAGACCCCCGCTCCGGGGGCATGGAACGGGGGTCTCGATCGCGCCATTATGCGCTTCGCGACACAAGCGGCAGCCGGGGTAACAGGGGGGAAATCCCGGGGGCTGCTCGTGCCGTAGGTCTTTATTTAGAGGCCATCATATGAGCGGCAGATGAACGAGTTTTGTAATAATACCGATTTTACGATTTTCGTCGCAAGCACCGCCCGGATCGTCAGCCTGACCGCCCCCGTGGACGAGGATCGGTCCACCGGAAAGCAGAGTCGGCAATTGGCATTCCGTAGCGATGATTGGTGAGGCGGATAGTGGTACGATTGCTCTGCGCATCCAGCGCCACCCAGCCATATAGCTCCAGCCCGGCAGGAGCTGTTGGCTTGCGCTTGAACACCAGCGTAATGGTGCCGAATTCC encodes:
- a CDS encoding [protein-PII] uridylyltransferase; amino-acid sequence: MSTLFDTLPNRRAIIDRRIVADRIAIVAGQEGQNAQALRAAVVDELRSALEAGRAEAARRLAMHPTRGRETVSAFAFLIDQILRILYDATTQHLHPSGNRSTSERIALIAVGGYGRGEMAPHSDVDIGFITPWKPTGWTEQVIESMLYSLWDLGLKVGHSSRSVDETVRMAKSDLTIRTALLEARYVWGDRALYEETSRRFDEEVVKDTGRTFVAEKLAERDARHKRMGDSRYVVEPNVKEGKGGLRDLHTLFWIGKYVNRVRSVAELVDAGLLTRQELRQFQKAEDFLWAVRCHLHMITGRAEDRLTFDLQVEIAERTHFSARNGQSAVERFMRYYFLNAKTVGDLTAVFLAHLDDRLAARGHRYVPSFFRRPKKLDGFILDRGRIALPSDDFFQADPVRMLEIFAVADRHGLSIHPSAIRAASRDAHLIDRHIRKDVRANAAFLDVLTSPRDPETVLRWMNEASVFGRFIPDFGRVVAQMQFDMYHHYTVDEHTIRAVGLLARIEKGDIQVDHPLCTSLMEKLLSRRVLYVAVLLHDIAKGRGGDHSILGAEVALSLCPRLGLTAAETETVAWLVRYHLLMSATAFKRDLSDYKTIMDFTDVVQSPERLRLLLILTVVDIRAVGPGVWNSWKRQLLTDLYDAAEEVLRLGHKQNGRREKVQAKQEALQHAMELSDEVFASLKKRFPESYWIAEPDDILQQNVGHVMAAGNEPLSIAAEVYPQRGATLVTVYAADHPGLFYRVAGAIHLAGGNIIDARIHTMRDGMAIDNFLVQDPFGGRFDSADQLNRIKRMIEDALANRHKLITKLEARPLPRTRAEAFHIVPNVLIDNKASNRFTVVETTARDRPALLFALANALFQSKVTVHSAHVATYGERAVDTFYVTDLLGGKIESKARLQTLERRLLEAASTEFANVTERSRQVA
- a CDS encoding L,D-transpeptidase, with amino-acid sequence MSVIDVASVARRLRFGASEMPCAIGKGGTCTPSDKREGDGCTPLGEWPVRGVLLRPDRVALATSPSIPWRWTRAGDGWSDGVGDPAYNRPVQLPHGYSAETLQRADEAYDVIVVLGHNDSPPVPGQGSAIFFHCWVEGRPTEGCVAIAKGDMLKLLLKLTPESVMRIR
- the ribA gene encoding GTP cyclohydrolase II, coding for MSDARAAARAIDALRRGWPVTVQGSDGSLRVMAVEAADAVTLAAFDPGDQADILISAARAETLKLTNQRAAADPEMPVQVARVPWIDRDVAMAIADPVRDLASPLKGPFKARPLAAPDAAAATLRLARLAGILPAFFIGDHGSSDCVVSAKDVEAYDDAARLLIATRARLPVAASEDAEIIAFRSPEEPREHVALIVGKRDASPPVVRLHSECLTGDVLGSLKCDCGPQLHEALHRIADAPWGVLLYLRQEGRGIGLVNKLRAYALQDQGFDTVDANVRLGFAIDARDFSVAARMLDLLGIETVRLLTNNPAKVAGLEAAGITVAERLPLAIESNPHNNRYLATKRDRTGHQL
- a CDS encoding exodeoxyribonuclease III, which produces MSETVTIASWNINSVRARLDIVERFLAEEGPDILCLQETKVVNDTFPAGLFRQYGYNHQKLNGQPMHHGVAIVSRIPIREDDRLDWQANGEARHIGVRLDNGVRLENVYVPAGGELPDRTVNPKFGQKLDFLERMIEWSSGLSDKPTILTGDFNIAPLECDVWSHKQLINTVSHTAIECEILARLQASHDWVDLGRKFFPAPERLFTWWSYRARDWSESDRGRRLDHMWVSPALAEKAISHRVVEPIRGWARPSDHVPLITEFSF